The Anas platyrhynchos isolate ZD024472 breed Pekin duck chromosome 8, IASCAAS_PekinDuck_T2T, whole genome shotgun sequence region TGCGAAGCCTTACTTCTGATTTTTCATAGGATATCCTCACCTTCTCCTTACAaaaccttcttttcttccccaagtgttttgttattttttttccttaatgtgtGATTTAATTTGCACAAAGCTCCTTCTTTTTCTGACTATTGATCTTGGCTCcttactgtttaaaataaagcaaatccTTCCTAAGTGTGTTCTGACAACTCAAACTTTTGTCTGAGTTTTCCTTCCAGATGCAATTTCCTGTTTAATTTCCTGACCGTTTCTTATTTAGTGAACGAAAAGCTATAAATTGCAAGATTGCTTCAGATAACTTCCTCTAACTTACAGCTGAACCGTTAACCTCTTGCGGGGGGGAATCCACTTGCGGGGGGAAATCCAGCGAAACAGCgtaaaacttttttaaaaagcccTGAAACGTCTGGGTAGCCAAAAACTCTTCAGCTCACATCAAAGGGGAAAGAGCTGTGCGAGAAGTGGGTTTGGGATAATTTTCCTTGCAAAACCAAACAGGAGAAATGCTGCTTCCAGCAGAGCTGCCAACTGCTCTTTTATCACCCAATAAATGCAGtgagatagatttttttttttttttgtgggagcTCCTGAGAAATGTCACCCCTGGCACGGGGCACCAGGGGTGCTGGTGGCATTTGTGCTGTGTTCCTGTGCGATCCCAAATGTGCACCCCAGCAACTCCTCGTGCATGCTTGCTGATTTCCTTTCCTGCACCCGTCCTGTGCATTACCTAAAGCCTGCAGCATGCCACGGTGTGCTGCGGGGCTGCCAGACTCCTGGATGTGAGACAGGGGTCACAGTGACCCCCGATAAACAGCAGATACAGTAGGGTAGGGTCACTGAAAGGCTTGCTCTGCGCGATGCCTCATTACGTTTGCTTAATGCGTCCCGGCACCGAGCCCCAGAACAAGCACATCACTGGAAATCACTGGTTTCAGCTCCCCCTTCCACGGGGACTCTGCCCATCCGCTGTGACACCTTCCAAAGTTAGCACTGTAATTTTGGGGGGGCTCGATGTTGTTTCTGAACGCTGCTGCGCTGCCCTGGGCTCTCATCACCCCAtctgggggctggggaaggctggTGCTGGCCAAACATAACATCAGTGACAACTTGGTGCTGTGCTGGGTCATGGCTCGGCACTCCCCGTCCTACTGCGGCCTCCAGCAGGGGAATTTGAGGCCAGTGGCTTCCTGAGGAGGTCCTGTTTCATCCTAAAGGATCCCACGGTTGTGCCAGTGCCCTGAGATGGGGCAACGACCCACTCCTTCTGAACACAAACCTGTCCCCACAGCCAGATCTGTCCCCAGGCAGTTTGCAAGCTCTTGTCCCCAGGTTTTTGCCCATCTCTGCTTCATGGAGCACTGATGACCCTCGCCTGGGTGTGCAGCCACACTGCAGGGGAGGCAGGCAGCTCTCCCCGCAGGCAGGGGGGACGGCAAACAGCAGTGTCTGGCAGGGACTGCGTGACCCAGTGTGGGAGCGTGGCTGCTTTCATCTCCAGCCAGCCGGCGCCGATCGAGAGCCTTGACATCTGGCACGGGTAGACCAGGCAGGGTCCCACGGCTCCCAGAGCCCTGGTGGATGCGTGCTTGGGGCAGGAGATGGGCGGAGGTAATGCCAGTGGTCGCCTCCTGCACTCTCCCGCATCCCAGCACGGATTGTTGAGGCAGAGGAGTGAGCAGCGTGACACCTCCCAGGCTCCTACCACTGCCCTGGTCCTGTCCCAGCTGTGACACAACCAAAACCACGTCCTTGGCCCCCACGGGCTGGGGTGACCCCAGTGTGGAGGCCACTGCCCCATGCCAGCTGTGCTGTCACAGAGCTCCatgccacagcagcactgctccctGTTGGCCGTGCCCTCCTGCAAAGAGAGAAACCAAATCTTgccacagaaacagagaaacgGCAAAACTTGCCTTTGGAGGCGTAAAGCTGTGCTTTTGGCTCTATTTCTGGGAGGACAGCGTGGGCTGAAGCTGCCCACAAggtgctgaggggctgggggagcagcccctcatgcaaatTGAGGCCAAAGCAGGGCAAAGAGGTGGCACAGCTGTCACCTCGtcaacacaaaaccaaaactgcCAGCACCCCAGGCTGGGGGCTGTCTAGGGCAGCCATCCCCTGCAGCTTCGTACCGGTGGCACAAGGAGCATGCCAAATGTATGCCAAGGGACGAGAAGggctgtaaaaaacaaaactcccctggcacagcacagggaCTGGGCTGAGCTGGTGGCACCATGCTCACAGCGGTGCAAGCGCCCGGGTCACGCAAAGGGCACCCCCGTAGGCTCAGCTGCTTCCTTTCCCATCTTGCCAAGCACTAAAATAAACCAAATTCCCACCTGGCTCCATCCCCTCCGCTCTCTGGCGGATATTTAAAGACAGGGAGGCAGATGACCAGGGGCCTGCGGGCCATTCCCAGGGAATCGAATGCCCCAGGGCAACCCTGCAAGGGCAGGAACAAGCAAAACCCACGTGGATGGTTTGCCTCTGcaggcaagaaaaaatgttacagGTGGGGTTCACCCAGGCCATGGCCCCTTTCAGCTCCCCTGCAGTGACAGAGTACAACCAGAGGAAAGCCCCGCCACTGCTCTGAGCTTTGCTCTCCCCCTGGTTAGCACAAGGGATCAGCAGCATCAGTGGAAGGGGGAGTCTGTCGGGCAGGGCTCTAGGGATGGCCTCAGCGCTCAGCCACCATCTCTGTGAGCACACGGCATGCACCACAGACACCAGGTTCCTTTACTCTGCCCTGGGACAACTGCTTTCAACTCACATTCCTGCAACAGCCCCCTCTACGCTTCCTATAAAAGCTGCCCTGTTTCTGTACTCTGTTTCATCCAGTTTACCTGCCCCACCCCCCCagcctgtttctgtttttattttttttttttgcacttacGCAGCCAAAGAACAGAAATTTCCCCTGGGCAGACAGTAAAAACCTCACCAGGAAACACCACATCCCTTCACGCCGCTTGTGCTGTGCCAGAGCTGCTAGGGGAGGCTGGGGCCAGCAACCATCGCCCTCCCTGCAAGCACCCCCAAACACTTTTGTCCCTGCTTTTGTCCCCCAAGGGGCTGATTTTTTGGCGAGTTTTAGCCACCTACAGCTCTTCAAGTGTTTCCACTGACTGCGGCAGATCTGGGTCAGCACCTCACATCCCATCCCCAGGCTTCAAGTTTGGGGCAAAACAAAGAGGAACGCAGTCAGAAGCCGCCTGACAAAAGCTTTATTTgggagccccagccctgctctgcctgctgttgGGAACTTGAGACCAAACCTGCTCACAAACCTGCTTTTTTCATCCCCAGCTTCAGTGACAACCCACCTGCGTGTCCCtcagacaggctgcagctgTGTCCCGAAGCCTGGTTTCCTCCCTGGGCACTAAGGATGTGCCACGTACAGTGTGGGTTGAGCTGAGGTTACCTGGGCAGCTGAAATTTGGCCGTGTCCCACCTTGGAGCGCCTggcctgcagctggcagagtGCATTCTTCACATCATTGTTGGCTGCTGTTTCCTatggacatttaaaaaaaaaaaaaaagaaaaaacattaaaaaaaaataaatgaactggtGACTCGCACAGAGATCCCCTACAGGACAGGATCCCATTGATCCCTGCCCTCAAGCTGGAAGGGGACCCCGGCAGGGTCACCTTGTCCCTGGGACAGGGATATGGACCTGGAGCCAGGAAACCCAACCTGTGCATGGCAAGGGGGATGATCAGGAGAACTGGGCTCAGTCTGCTGTACTTTTTAGGAACAACAAGCACAGGAGAACCCTCACGGAGGTGGTCAGCAGCCCACTGCTGCAGGGGGAGCCTGAGCAACCAGCTCCATGTGCCCCAGCATCCTCCCATGGGGCTCACAGCCACCAGCGCCAGCtttgtggctgcagggctgctcagaGCCTAAGGGCTGGCGTTGTCCCACTCCCCACTGGGGACTTAAATCCTTAAATAGGTGATTGCAGGAGAGCAGCCGCAGCAAATGCTGTGGGGCCTTGTAAGGCAGGGGCTGGTCTCTGTTCATGGAAAAAttcagcagctggagctgcgCCAAACTCCCCCCGAAAACATTCCTGCAAAGGGAGGTTTCAGCTCCAGGGTCAAAGGGAAAAACTCAGGGATCAGTTGTCAGAGGAATGAAGCCCGGGCGCGTGTAGCTGTGCTTGCAGGCAGCCCTGCCGGTCCCACCGCCCCCACACCTAGCAAAACCTGCCTGTGGATGGGCCCGGCTCCGCAGCAGCGGCTCGGGATGGCAAAAAGGGCCGAGTGTGTGCCGTGAGGTgacctgccctgctcctggtgcCCTTTTGGATTCAGCACGGGCAGGATaacggggaaaaaaaggagctgAAGGATGCAGGGATGCCCAGGATCCATGCTTATCCCTGCAGCCTCAGGCACGCTCGGCCCCCAAGCACGGGGGCCACACCACAAACACCAGTTCCCACCTGATCGCCCTGCGCTGGGAACACGCAGACACACTTTGAGGCAGCCCCTGAGACCGGTGCCTTGAATGCTTTGATATTCAGATTTCTCTGGTGGAGGCCTAGATCAGTCACAGCTATTTAAATCCCAGCCTGTCACCTTTTCCAGCATCGCTTCCAAGCAGCTTTAGCGGCATATTGCGGGGCTGGGAGCCCTGCAGAAACCAAGCACGTCCGCGGCAGGGTCGCTTGTGCAACGCCACAGTCGTTCTTGTGGTCTCAGAGCCGAAACGCaggctggggggcactggggaagTGCTCTGGTGCCGGCTTCTTTCCCCCGAGCTGGGGTTTAGGAAACACAAACCCCGAATGCTGCACGGAATGAAGAGTGGGAACTGAGGCGCTCACAACGGGGCTCGCACCCTTGACCCTAGGCACTGCTCGGGGCGTGACGGGAAtgtccctctcccagctgctctgctgccaagACACCCTGCCGGCCACGTCGCCCCGGCAGGGCCAAGGGGTGACTCCATGGCTCGCCTCTGACCGGTGGGGACGGGCGGTGACGTGGCCGGTCCCGTGGCGTGGCACGCAGGCACAGGTGAGTCAGTGCCTCACAGGCAAAGTCTGGGCCACCTGGACGTACCCAGCTGCCCTTCAGACCCGGGCGGCTCACACCACTGAGGTGCCACAGTGTCCCCAAAGCACTGTGGTTGCTCACAGGAACCCCAAAGGAACCCCAAACCAAAGCGGGGTGGCTAAACGAGCACAGGGGTGGGCTGCCAGGGGGTCccatctccccctccccactgcGCTGGGAACACCCACACGCTTTCTGTGCTTCAACTAAAATCAGCCTCGGCGCCTGCTGCTCTGTCACGAGCTGAAGGAGGGGGATCTTTCGTCATTTAATAATCATCGAGAATTTCATTAGCGGCCCCTtcagccgggcagggccgggctccCACCGCCAGATGGCGGCTGCGGGCTCCCCGGCGTCCCTTGCGCCCGCCCGGGCTCGGCTGaggcggaggcggcggggccgggaggatCCCGCGTCCCTTCCCCGCGgccgggggggctctgaggggttCCTGCTGCcgctgtgggcagcccccgcttCTTATccgtgcctgggggggggctgtagggggaggtgggtgctgCCCGAGCCCGCTGGCAGAGCCCAAAGGGGTCCCGCAGCGGGCTCCTTCCTCagcccctgggctgcagcatggtGTGTGCGCAGGTGGAGACGAGCCCCAGGCGCTGCTGGCAGAAGGTGCTGTACGAGCGGCAGCCCTTCCCCGATAACTACGTGGACCAGAGGTTCCTGGAGGAGCTGCGGAAGAACATCCACGCCCGCCAGTACCAGTACTGGGCCGTGGTCTTCGAGTCGGGGGCCGtggtgcagcagctctgcagcgtCTGCGTTTTCGTCGTCACCTGGTGGTACATGGACGCCGGGGTGCTGAGCCCGCAGGGGCTGTTTGGGGCGGCCCTGGCCTCCTCGCTGCTCGGCTACGTGCTCTTCGATGCCATCGACGCCGGGGTTGGGCGGCAGGAGAGCGGGCGGACGCGGTGGGCAGACCTGAAGAGCACGCTGGTGTTCCTCGCCTTCACCTACGGCTTCTCCCCGGTGCTGAAGACGCTGACGGAGTCCATCAGCACGGACACGATCTACGCCATGTCGGTCTTCATGCTCCTCGGCCACCTCATCTTCTTCGACTATGGCGCCAACGCCGCCATCGTGTCCAGCACGCTGTCCCTTAACATGGCCATCTTCGCCTCGGTGTGCCTGGCCTCGCGCCTGCCGCGCTCCCTCCACGCCTTCGTCATGGTCACCTTCGCCATGCAGATCTTCGCCCTCTGGCCCATGCTGCAGAAGAAGCTGAAGGCCCGGACACCATGCTGCTACGTGGCAGTGACCGTGCTCTTCGCGCTGGCGGCGCTGGCAGGGCTGGCGAGCGTCTCCAGCGTGGGTGCAGTGCTCTTCGCCTCGCTGCTGCTCTCCatctcctgcctctgcccttACTGCCTCATCCGGCTTCAGCAGCTCAAGGACAACATCCACGGGCCGTGGGACGAGGCAGAAATCAAGGAGGACCTCTCCAGGTTCCTCACGTAGGCCTGGCcaggggggagaggggctcTGTGCTGCAAGCAGCACGGAGGGACTTTTCTGGGGGGATCTCCAGCTCAATAAAACCTCTCACACAGCAGCGGGgaatgtgtctgtgtgtgctcTGTAACAGCCCTGTAGCAGGGTGGTGCCTGGCAGATCCacagtggtgtttttgtccagcTCTGGCCATCGAGACAGAGGGACAGAGCAAAATCTTGCAGAGGGATGAGGCCGCAGCTCAGCACACTCTGTGGGTGCACCCAGCgggcacccagcccagccccagggtgctgcagcAGTGACAGGGCCCAGCCTGGTCCTGTCCAGCACTATGTGTCCAGTGTCCGTCTGTCCAGCTCCGCACATACCGCAACAGAGGGCGCTCCTGGCAAACAAGTCAGGCTGGAGGCCAGCCCGGGACGAGCcggccctgctgtgctgtttgAGTTTTTCCATCACGCACCAGGGGCAGGTGGTCCAGCAGGGCACGGACTTGGGCCAAGCAGACACACCTGTATGCAGAGGCACACCACCAAGTGTCTGAGACCACCAGCACCTCTGCAGACCACGGgacctgcagcagctgaggctGACAGCTCTCATTCCTGCGGTGTTTCACCCTAGCACTGCTCCTTTCGGTGTAAAGGCCACTCAGACCCCTCCTACCCTGGAAGCAGTGCAAGGAGATGCTTAAACCATCCCAGTGAGTTTTCCTGTAAGATGCAGCAGCACCAACTTTGCACGCACGCTCTGGGATGGTGAAAGGTGACAAGGGCAAGGCACCCCACTGCTACAGAAGTGTGAGTTCCTGCTCGATTAAACCCACCGAGTGTGAAGGGTTTTTTTGCAGGCAAACGGCTCACGTGGAGCACTGGCGTCTTCCCAGCGAGCAGGCGCTGGCTCCTTGGGCTTCCTAGGAAATGAGAACCCACTGCAGAGCCTCCAACACCTCCAGCGCTTTGTTATGACATTTGCCAAGTTTTAAATGTTGCTGTTTGTTGTCATGGTGACAACTAcatctcattttgtttttaattaaagaaaacctGCAGAGGTTTAGAGTATGTGCTCCAGGCTCGTGGGGAGCGCGGAGTAGCCAGATGCTCACAATCAAGATGACATTCTTCAGcccttcagaaagaaaatcatttcttCACGAGGAGGTTCCCAAGAAAGCCAGGCAGCTGCCAGGGACCAGGGGGCCCCATCCTGTGTCAGGCTAATGCCACTGCAATGCTGCCACCCCAAGCAGATGCACAGAGTCCATCAGTAGGGCAAGATTTCAGTGGGATTGGTGtaaatttaaaagttaaaaattgtCAAAGAAGGTAATCAAATCTAGCCTGCCTATCTCCTGCAGTTAATTTCTGTCTTGGTAGGGGCCGTGCTAGCAGCAGCCAGGTTTACTTGAAGTTGCTGCTGCACAAACACACCGCTGTCCCCAAACTGTTCCTAACTGCAGTCATAAATCTTTGTGGTTATCAATTGCTGGTGCATCTCAGGTGGAGCACATGCCTGACTCCATTCTGAATGTGCAATATCTGGGATAATGGGGACAAAACGGTGTGTGCGTGGGGGCTGTTTTCATCGTTAGGCACAgcacatggggctggggggcagctgtCCCTCACCACCAGCTCAAGGTGGTTGCAGGGATCTGATGGTTCATTAGGCTAATGCAAACAGGGCAAGGTAGCCTCggggtttttgttttgaggCTGGATTTAAGGCTACAAGAAAGCATAATTTCTGCCAGACACATTCACCCGAAGTGAAATGTTTCCTAAAAAATAATCCGCTCAAATTCAGACTCTCAAAACCAACTCTGGGTTAGGAAAAGTGCAAATATCAGTTCCCAAGGTATGATTCCAAGTGGCAATGGGCACGAAGTAATGTGGCTCTGGGCAATAAGGGAGCTAGAAACACAAGGACTAGCAGAGACTCCGTGGCTCTGTGTTGCTCCCCCAGCAAAGCTTCATCTCAGACCCTGAGGAGGACTCGAAATGATCCAGAGTCCGTGCTCTTACCTTCACTGGAGCTCTCTGCTTGTCTGGAGCTGCTCGGTGCACAGCAGGACAGCCCCACACTGGGATGTTCAGGTCACCTGCTCTGCTGCGGAATGGCCATgtccaggaggaggaggagatgggttCCCAGTGGGGTAGCCTCGAGCCGATGGAGACCTATTGGGCAAGTTGAAGCTAACTGTGGCATGTGGTGGCTGTGCCACAATCGTATCAACCCCAACTAGAACCCAGTAGGTCACTAAACAGAGATCCCTGAGCTTGGATTGATCCAGCAGGCCACCTCTGGTGGCTCCAGCCAGGATTTGTCCTGCTCAGCTTGCCGCAGGCAGCTTCATCTCCACACGCAGCCACAAGCCTCTCTGTTCTGCCCTGCTGCTTCCTTTCAGTGCCTCGTTAGCCTGCACACTTTGCAGCACTGCTGGAATAAATGGCCATAATGAGTACGTCTTTGTGCCTGAGGTCAGAACATGCCCTACAGAGCAGAACTTAGCCGTAACTGTGTTCAACTCAGCAGTACAATCGGATGCCCTTTGAGCACTCGCTACCTGAGCCTCGTTCTGAGGCTTTGCTGGTGCCCATGATGAGACCAAGCAAAGAAATAGGTCCTTTGTAGTTCGCACGTAGCTGAATCATCATCAACCACCTCTACagaattaaactttttaaacacaaattaaTTGGTGTTACAAAAGCGCAGTTCCTTTCTTTCTAGTTGTCATTCCCAAGTCCCGCTGAGATGCAGCGCCTCACTGGGACGTTTTCTTGTGATTTGAATCTGGCCCAAACGCAAGTAATTGCACGCTGGCTGGGGCTAAGCCGTGC contains the following coding sequences:
- the PIGC gene encoding phosphatidylinositol N-acetylglucosaminyltransferase subunit C; translated protein: MVCAQVETSPRRCWQKVLYERQPFPDNYVDQRFLEELRKNIHARQYQYWAVVFESGAVVQQLCSVCVFVVTWWYMDAGVLSPQGLFGAALASSLLGYVLFDAIDAGVGRQESGRTRWADLKSTLVFLAFTYGFSPVLKTLTESISTDTIYAMSVFMLLGHLIFFDYGANAAIVSSTLSLNMAIFASVCLASRLPRSLHAFVMVTFAMQIFALWPMLQKKLKARTPCCYVAVTVLFALAALAGLASVSSVGAVLFASLLLSISCLCPYCLIRLQQLKDNIHGPWDEAEIKEDLSRFLT